In Rhodovulum sulfidophilum DSM 1374, the following are encoded in one genomic region:
- a CDS encoding OmpA family protein, with translation MRRLLHKLIVPGVFALAALVCIGAALLAVERIESQATEATREALLARGIDWASPRTDGMLMHLSGTAPDEAARFHALAAAGSVVDSTHLIDEIEIAAPNPVDGPRFSVELLRNDTGISVIGLIPQSSRTEALADELSRIAGRLPVTDMMDVADNPAPEGWDGALGFGLTALERLKRSKVSITAERVAVTAISNSTEDKARLEGELRAAAPKGLDLVLEISAPRPIIAPFTLRFLMTEAGARFDACAADTEGAAALIVAAAREAGAPEDTTCTLGLGAPSAEWGPAAASGIEALAQLGAGSLTFSDADVTLVAAAGTEPALFDKVIAALKADLPEAFKLHAVLPAPVDTDATAGPAEFIATLSPEGLVQLRGRATDEMVRDATESYARSRFGSARVHSALRLDPALPEGWPVRMLAGLEALAQLRNGSAIVQPDFVQISGLTEDETARARVAQILSDRLGNAQNFDIDITYRAPVAPPGSVHPDPAACVAQIDAALDERKITFDPGSATIDGASLRVVDEIADILRGCPRAKMEIAGYTDSQGRDEMNLRLSQARADAVVDALMARRVLVGNLTAKGYGEEDPVATNDTEEGREANRRIEFHLIDDSAPDEAAAEDAEGTKAPEAEADDATEQAPPDADATEEAATEDDESGEAAPAAAEDETPAEAGAEDQTDGQD, from the coding sequence ATGCGGCGCCTTCTTCACAAGCTGATCGTTCCCGGCGTCTTCGCGCTCGCGGCGCTCGTCTGCATCGGCGCCGCGCTGCTTGCGGTGGAGCGGATCGAAAGCCAGGCCACGGAGGCGACCCGGGAGGCCCTGCTTGCGCGCGGGATCGACTGGGCCAGCCCCCGCACCGACGGCATGCTGATGCATCTCTCGGGTACCGCCCCCGACGAGGCCGCGCGGTTCCACGCGCTCGCGGCCGCCGGCAGCGTGGTCGACAGCACCCATCTGATCGACGAGATCGAGATCGCCGCCCCGAACCCGGTGGACGGGCCGCGCTTCTCGGTCGAACTGCTGCGCAACGATACCGGCATCTCGGTGATCGGGCTGATCCCGCAAAGCTCGCGCACCGAGGCGCTGGCGGACGAGCTGTCGCGGATCGCCGGGCGGCTGCCGGTGACCGACATGATGGATGTCGCCGATAACCCGGCGCCGGAGGGCTGGGATGGCGCGCTCGGCTTCGGGCTGACCGCGCTCGAGCGGCTGAAACGCTCGAAGGTCTCGATCACCGCCGAGCGCGTGGCCGTCACCGCGATCTCGAACAGCACCGAGGACAAGGCCCGGCTCGAAGGCGAGCTGCGCGCCGCCGCGCCGAAAGGGCTCGACCTCGTGCTGGAAATCTCGGCACCGCGCCCGATCATCGCCCCCTTCACCCTGCGTTTCCTGATGACCGAGGCGGGCGCCCGCTTCGATGCCTGCGCCGCCGATACCGAAGGCGCCGCGGCGCTGATCGTGGCCGCCGCGCGCGAGGCCGGCGCGCCCGAAGACACGACCTGCACCCTCGGGCTCGGCGCCCCCTCGGCCGAGTGGGGCCCGGCCGCCGCAAGCGGCATCGAAGCGCTGGCCCAGCTGGGCGCAGGCAGCCTCACCTTCTCGGATGCCGACGTGACCCTGGTCGCCGCCGCCGGCACCGAGCCCGCGCTGTTCGACAAGGTCATCGCCGCGCTGAAGGCCGACCTGCCCGAAGCCTTCAAGCTGCATGCGGTCCTGCCGGCACCGGTCGATACCGACGCCACCGCCGGGCCCGCCGAATTCATCGCCACGCTGAGCCCCGAGGGGCTGGTGCAGCTTCGCGGCCGCGCCACCGATGAGATGGTGCGCGATGCGACCGAAAGCTATGCGCGGTCACGCTTCGGCAGCGCCCGGGTGCATTCCGCGCTGCGGCTCGACCCTGCCCTGCCCGAGGGCTGGCCGGTCAGGATGCTGGCCGGGCTCGAGGCGCTGGCGCAACTGCGCAACGGCTCTGCCATCGTGCAGCCCGATTTCGTGCAGATCAGCGGGCTGACCGAGGACGAGACCGCCCGGGCGCGGGTCGCGCAGATCCTCTCCGACCGTCTGGGCAACGCGCAGAATTTCGACATCGACATCACCTATCGCGCCCCGGTCGCCCCGCCCGGCTCCGTCCATCCCGACCCGGCCGCCTGCGTGGCCCAGATCGACGCGGCGCTCGACGAACGCAAGATCACCTTCGACCCCGGCTCGGCCACCATCGACGGCGCCTCGCTGCGGGTGGTCGACGAGATCGCCGACATCCTGCGCGGCTGTCCGCGCGCGAAGATGGAGATCGCGGGCTATACCGACAGCCAGGGCCGCGACGAGATGAACCTGCGGCTCAGCCAGGCCCGCGCCGATGCCGTGGTCGATGCGCTGATGGCCCGTCGCGTGCTGGTCGGCAACCTCACCGCCAAGGGCTATGGCGAGGAAGACCCTGTCGCCACGAACGATACCGAGGAGGGGCGCGAGGCCAACCGCCGGATCGAGTTCCACCTGATCGACGACAGCGCCCCGGACGAGGCCGCCGCCGAGGATGCGGAGGGCACTAAGGCGCCCGAAGCCGAAGCCGACGACGCCACGGAACAGGCGCCCCCCGATGCGGACGCGACCGAGGAAGCCGCGACCGAAGATGACGAGAGCGGGGAGGCCGCCCCGGCCGCCGCCGAAGACGAGACACCGGCCGAGGCCGGAGCAGAGGACCAGACCGATGGACAGGACTGA
- a CDS encoding glutamate--cysteine ligase gives MSIPQSGGGPIESHEQLVEYLASGCKPKPDWRIGTEHEKFGYCRDALKPIPYDGPRSVKAVLEGLRDRHGWAPVMEGENLIGLQKDGANVSLEPGGQLELSGAPLETIHQTCDEVTEHLREVKGVADEIGVGFIGLGAAPIWSHEDMPMMPKGRYRLMTDYMDRVGTMGKTMMYRTCTVQVNLDFGSEADMVQKLRVALALQPVATALFANSPFLDGKPNGMKSWRSRVWRDLDAARTGMLPFVFEDGFGFERYVDYALDVPMYFVYRDGRYIDALGQSFRDFMAGRLPALPGEVPTLSDWADHLTTIFPEARMKKFIEMRGADGGPWRRLCALPALWVGLTYDQGALDAAWDLVKDWDAETRDAWRVAAATDGLDAEVNGVKMLGLARQVVDIARGGLKARARPGLGGMVQDERHFLHALEDSIETGKTPADELLEHYHGDWNGDLSRIYADFSY, from the coding sequence ATGTCCATTCCCCAGTCCGGCGGCGGCCCGATCGAATCCCATGAGCAACTGGTCGAATACCTGGCCTCGGGCTGCAAGCCCAAGCCCGACTGGCGGATCGGCACCGAGCACGAGAAATTCGGCTATTGCAGGGACGCGCTGAAGCCCATTCCCTATGACGGCCCGCGCTCGGTCAAGGCGGTGCTGGAAGGGCTGCGCGACCGCCATGGCTGGGCGCCGGTGATGGAGGGCGAGAACCTCATCGGGCTGCAGAAGGACGGGGCCAATGTCAGCCTCGAACCGGGCGGCCAGCTGGAACTGTCGGGCGCGCCGCTCGAGACCATCCACCAGACCTGCGACGAGGTCACCGAGCATCTGCGCGAGGTGAAGGGCGTCGCCGACGAGATCGGCGTCGGGTTCATCGGGCTCGGCGCCGCCCCGATCTGGAGCCATGAGGACATGCCGATGATGCCCAAGGGGCGTTACCGGCTGATGACCGATTACATGGACCGGGTCGGGACCATGGGCAAGACGATGATGTACCGGACCTGCACGGTCCAGGTGAATCTCGATTTCGGCTCCGAGGCGGACATGGTGCAGAAGCTGCGGGTGGCGCTGGCGCTGCAGCCTGTCGCGACCGCGCTGTTCGCCAATTCGCCCTTCCTCGACGGCAAGCCCAACGGCATGAAATCCTGGCGCAGCCGGGTCTGGCGCGATCTCGATGCCGCGCGCACCGGCATGCTGCCCTTCGTCTTCGAGGACGGGTTCGGCTTCGAGCGCTATGTCGATTACGCGCTCGATGTGCCGATGTATTTCGTCTATCGCGACGGCCGCTATATCGACGCGCTGGGCCAGTCCTTCCGCGATTTCATGGCCGGCCGTCTGCCCGCGCTGCCGGGCGAGGTGCCGACGCTGTCGGACTGGGCCGATCACCTGACCACGATCTTCCCCGAGGCGCGGATGAAGAAATTCATCGAGATGCGCGGCGCCGATGGCGGGCCCTGGCGCAGGCTTTGCGCGCTGCCCGCGCTCTGGGTCGGGCTGACCTACGATCAGGGCGCGCTCGATGCCGCCTGGGATCTGGTCAAGGACTGGGATGCCGAGACCCGCGACGCCTGGCGGGTTGCCGCTGCGACCGACGGGCTCGACGCCGAGGTGAACGGCGTCAAGATGCTGGGCCTTGCCCGGCAGGTGGTCGATATCGCCCGCGGCGGGCTCAAGGCCCGCGCCCGGCCCGGGCTGGGCGGCATGGTGCAGGACGAGCGCCATTTCCTGCATGCGCTGGAGGACAGCATCGAAACCGGCAAGACCCCGGCCGACGAGCTGCTCGAGCATTACCATGGCGACTGGAACGGCGATCTGAGCCGGATCTACGCGGATTTCAGCTACTGA
- a CDS encoding siderophore-interacting protein — protein sequence MGIEEMHRTRGRVVERAGDAMAALRACASEWDLAVSETAEGVIMDLPGARLVLQPTGTGLGIEIAAPDDVHLRSAQDNLTEVLAGGGIEIGWDDVAAGALAPGLSIGEVISCGQSAPGFLRLRVGLADAGRFASAGLHFRLLLPPLDRDPIWPQIGKTARVDWPDGADALHRAVYTVADLGADWIDMDIFDHPDSPTCTWVRDAAPGAPVGIMGPGGGWVPEGDPVLLFGDETALPAILRILRLSENEVRAWVTASPEDLSALNADPRVERVDDLLAALAGTDPGEAGFVWVAAGERIAREARRHLTERGLPRDRFSAVAYWR from the coding sequence ATGGGGATCGAAGAGATGCACCGCACGCGCGGGCGTGTGGTCGAACGTGCCGGAGACGCCATGGCGGCGCTTCGTGCCTGCGCTTCGGAATGGGACTTGGCGGTCTCCGAAACCGCAGAGGGCGTGATCATGGATCTTCCGGGCGCTCGGCTCGTCCTGCAGCCGACCGGGACCGGCCTTGGCATCGAGATCGCCGCCCCCGACGATGTCCATCTGCGCTCGGCGCAGGACAACTTGACCGAAGTGCTGGCCGGAGGTGGTATCGAGATCGGCTGGGACGATGTGGCGGCGGGCGCCCTGGCCCCGGGCCTGTCCATCGGCGAGGTGATTTCCTGCGGGCAGAGCGCGCCGGGCTTTCTGAGGTTGCGGGTCGGGCTGGCCGATGCGGGCCGCTTCGCCTCGGCGGGTCTGCATTTCCGGTTGCTGCTTCCACCGCTGGACCGGGATCCGATCTGGCCGCAGATCGGCAAGACGGCGCGGGTCGACTGGCCCGACGGGGCCGATGCGCTGCACCGGGCGGTCTATACCGTTGCCGATCTGGGGGCGGACTGGATCGACATGGACATCTTCGACCATCCGGACAGTCCGACCTGCACCTGGGTGCGCGACGCCGCTCCGGGCGCGCCGGTCGGGATCATGGGGCCGGGCGGCGGCTGGGTGCCCGAGGGCGATCCGGTCTTGCTGTTCGGCGACGAGACCGCGCTGCCCGCGATTCTGCGGATCCTGCGGCTGTCCGAGAATGAGGTGCGGGCCTGGGTCACGGCAAGCCCCGAGGATCTGAGCGCGCTGAACGCCGACCCGAGGGTGGAGCGGGTCGACGACCTTCTGGCCGCGCTGGCCGGGACCGATCCGGGAGAGGCCGGTTTCGTCTGGGTCGCGGCCGGGGAACGGATCGCGCGCGAGGCCCGCCGTCATCTGACGGAACGCGGCCTGCCGCGCGACCGGTTCTCTGCCGTGGCCTATTGGCGCTGA
- a CDS encoding response regulator transcription factor has translation MKLLVVEDDPTTAQFIARGLGEEGHSVDCLDNGRDALTRALATAYDVMVVDRMLPELDGLSLVRALRAAHVTTPAIFLTSMSGVDDRIDGLRAGGDDYLVKPFAFGELSARIEALGRRPPMQETETVLKAADLEMDLVRRSVTRAGQRIELLPREFALLEHLLRHKGRIQTRTMLLESVWDINFDPQTNVVETHISRLRAKVDKPFDRELIATVRGAGYRIGD, from the coding sequence ATGAAACTGCTCGTCGTCGAGGACGATCCCACCACCGCCCAGTTCATCGCCCGCGGGCTGGGCGAGGAGGGCCATTCGGTCGATTGTCTCGACAATGGCCGCGACGCGCTGACCCGGGCGCTGGCCACCGCCTATGACGTGATGGTGGTCGACCGGATGCTGCCCGAGCTCGACGGGCTGTCGCTGGTGCGCGCGCTGCGTGCCGCCCATGTCACCACGCCCGCGATCTTCCTGACCTCGATGAGCGGGGTCGACGACCGTATCGACGGGCTCAGGGCGGGCGGCGACGACTATCTGGTCAAGCCCTTCGCCTTCGGCGAGCTGTCGGCCCGGATCGAGGCGCTGGGCCGCCGCCCGCCGATGCAGGAGACCGAGACCGTGCTGAAGGCGGCCGATCTGGAGATGGACCTGGTGCGCCGCAGCGTGACCCGCGCGGGCCAGAGGATCGAGCTGCTGCCGCGCGAATTCGCGCTGCTGGAACATCTTCTGCGCCACAAGGGCCGGATCCAGACCCGCACCATGCTGCTGGAATCGGTCTGGGACATCAATTTCGACCCGCAGACCAATGTGGTCGAGACCCATATCAGCCGGCTCCGGGCCAAGGTCGACAAGCCCTTCGACAGGGAACTGATCGCGACCGTGCGCGGCGCGGGCTACCGGATCGGCGACTGA
- a CDS encoding HAMP domain-containing sensor histidine kinase, protein MATRAVSLRHLIRSTPVRQALVLVAVVALANLMSLGGAYLTLRADLVRAIRADLAGDLASFEISATPAALSAIVQARARATDPAKKVTVFLPPGGRQVGNARAILREGGDIRLVPGTQPLGAAGYLHETRRLAGGLLIVAESLGPIAELRRTFLSLLAFSLGPTVLISLGVGVLLARRSARRVDGIEDTLDRLSVGDLSARLPPDPAPADDLSRIGAGVNRLAARQEAATEALRQVTADIAHDLRTPLQRISVLIQDLRARLPDESEPAELADRASAEVDRAVSVFRAMLEIAQIEGGQASARVQPFDLGLTVRQVVELYQPSVEDAGHCLTLDCPGTGPTVRGEPSLIAQALANLIENALRHTPEGSRIDIAVSADPPGLSVADDGPGVPEDERGKVLRRLYRLERSRTTPGHGLGLSLVAAIAGLHDASLTLEDNAPGLRVRLVFPPEPGGLAATGSSAPTR, encoded by the coding sequence ATGGCCACCCGCGCGGTCTCGCTTAGGCATCTGATACGCTCGACCCCGGTCCGGCAGGCGCTGGTGCTGGTGGCGGTGGTGGCGCTGGCGAACCTCATGTCGCTGGGCGGCGCCTATCTGACGCTGCGCGCCGATCTGGTGCGCGCGATCCGGGCCGATCTGGCCGGGGACCTGGCCAGCTTCGAGATCAGCGCCACCCCGGCCGCGCTGTCGGCCATCGTGCAGGCGCGGGCGCGGGCGACCGATCCGGCCAAGAAGGTCACGGTGTTTCTGCCCCCCGGCGGGCGGCAGGTCGGCAATGCGCGGGCCATCCTGCGCGAGGGCGGTGATATCCGGCTTGTGCCAGGCACCCAGCCGCTGGGCGCTGCGGGCTATCTGCACGAGACAAGGCGGCTGGCGGGGGGACTTCTGATCGTGGCCGAAAGCCTCGGCCCGATCGCCGAGCTGCGCCGCACCTTCCTGTCACTGCTGGCTTTCAGCCTCGGCCCCACCGTCCTGATCTCGCTGGGGGTGGGCGTGCTGCTCGCCCGGCGCAGCGCGCGCCGGGTGGATGGCATCGAGGACACGCTCGACCGGCTTTCGGTCGGCGATCTCAGCGCCCGGCTGCCGCCCGACCCGGCCCCGGCCGATGACCTGTCGCGGATCGGCGCCGGGGTGAACCGGCTGGCCGCGCGCCAGGAGGCCGCGACCGAGGCGCTGCGCCAGGTCACCGCCGACATCGCCCATGACCTGCGCACGCCGCTGCAGCGGATTTCGGTGCTGATCCAGGACCTGCGCGCGCGGCTGCCCGATGAAAGCGAGCCCGCCGAACTGGCCGACCGCGCCAGCGCCGAGGTCGACCGCGCGGTGTCGGTGTTCCGGGCGATGCTGGAGATCGCCCAGATCGAGGGCGGCCAGGCCTCGGCGCGGGTCCAGCCCTTCGATCTCGGGCTGACCGTGCGGCAGGTGGTCGAGCTGTACCAGCCCTCGGTCGAGGATGCGGGCCATTGCCTGACCCTCGACTGCCCCGGTACCGGCCCGACGGTCCGGGGCGAGCCCAGCCTCATCGCCCAGGCACTGGCCAATCTGATCGAGAACGCGCTTCGCCACACCCCCGAAGGCAGCCGGATCGACATTGCCGTCAGCGCCGATCCGCCCGGGCTGAGCGTCGCCGATGACGGCCCCGGCGTGCCCGAGGACGAGCGCGGCAAGGTACTGCGCCGCCTCTACCGGCTGGAGCGCAGCCGGACCACGCCGGGCCACGGGCTGGGCCTGTCGCTGGTCGCGGCCATTGCCGGGCTGCATGACGCCAGCCTGACGCTCGAGGACAACGCGCCGGGCCTGCGGGTGCGCCTTGTCTTCCCGCCCGAGCCCGGCGGGCTTGCCGCTACAGGAAGCTCAGCCCCAACGCGATGA
- a CDS encoding tellurite resistance TerB family protein encodes MNIERLLQEALGSGQARGQEPGQTQGQGGSALPGGLAGGAAAGGLVALLLGSKKARKLGGKALSYGGMAAVGGLAYKAWRDWQQNRPSGTEAEPLHLPPPPADSGFDMAEERDSTGQDFRLAVLRAMILAANSDGHIDGEEHRRIRDRIEALGLGAEEKAALFDSFAAPADPAEAARPARTDAQRAELYLASVLAVDPDTPDERRYLDDLARHLALPEGLRGHLDLEAEAARRQVGA; translated from the coding sequence ATGAACATCGAACGGCTGTTGCAAGAGGCGCTGGGCTCTGGCCAGGCCCGAGGTCAAGAACCGGGGCAGACCCAGGGGCAGGGCGGTTCGGCGCTGCCGGGCGGTCTTGCGGGCGGCGCCGCGGCAGGCGGGCTGGTCGCGCTGCTGCTGGGCAGCAAGAAGGCCCGCAAGCTGGGCGGCAAGGCGCTGAGCTATGGCGGCATGGCCGCGGTCGGCGGGCTGGCCTACAAGGCCTGGCGCGACTGGCAGCAGAACCGCCCCTCGGGCACCGAGGCCGAGCCGCTGCATCTGCCGCCACCGCCCGCCGATAGCGGCTTCGACATGGCAGAGGAGCGCGACAGCACCGGGCAGGATTTCCGGCTGGCGGTGCTGCGCGCGATGATCCTGGCGGCAAATTCCGACGGCCATATCGATGGTGAGGAACATCGCCGCATCCGCGACCGGATCGAGGCGCTGGGCCTCGGGGCCGAGGAGAAGGCCGCGCTTTTCGACAGTTTCGCCGCGCCCGCCGATCCGGCCGAAGCGGCCCGCCCGGCGCGGACCGATGCCCAGCGGGCCGAGCTTTACCTGGCCTCGGTTCTGGCGGTCGATCCCGACACGCCCGACGAGCGGCGCTATCTCGACGATCTGGCGCGCCATCTGGCCTTGCCCGAGGGCCTGCGCGGACATCTCGACCTCGAGGCCGAGGCGGCGCGCCGTCAGGTCGGGGCCTGA
- a CDS encoding 16S rRNA (uracil(1498)-N(3))-methyltransferase, translated as MSDVRSARIRLYVEQPLGEGQTVPLTGDQAHYLFAVMRLVPGDPVLVFDGKSGEWLAEVVEAKKRAGVLICRETTRPLQLPPDLWLCFAPIKKTRTDFIVEKAAELGAARICPVQTDFTNSERIRRDRLQAHAVEAAEQCGGTFVPEVTELQKLSALLDAWPEGRRLMFCDEALVGAGQVLGAAPKGPWAILIGPEGGFSETERARLRALPFAHPVSLGPRVLRADTAAVAALTVWQQALGDWG; from the coding sequence ATGAGCGATGTTCGGTCTGCAAGAATCCGGCTCTATGTAGAGCAGCCCTTGGGGGAAGGGCAAACCGTTCCTCTGACCGGCGACCAGGCGCATTACCTGTTCGCCGTGATGCGACTGGTTCCGGGCGATCCGGTGCTGGTTTTCGACGGCAAGTCAGGGGAATGGCTGGCCGAGGTGGTCGAGGCGAAGAAACGCGCAGGCGTGCTGATCTGCCGCGAGACCACTCGTCCGCTGCAGCTTCCGCCCGATTTGTGGCTGTGCTTCGCGCCGATCAAGAAAACGCGAACGGATTTCATCGTCGAGAAGGCGGCCGAGCTGGGCGCGGCCCGGATCTGCCCGGTGCAGACCGATTTCACCAATTCCGAGCGCATTCGCCGCGACCGGCTGCAGGCCCATGCGGTCGAGGCGGCCGAGCAATGCGGTGGCACTTTCGTGCCCGAGGTCACCGAGCTGCAGAAGCTCTCGGCGCTGCTCGATGCCTGGCCCGAGGGCCGCAGGCTGATGTTCTGCGACGAGGCGCTGGTCGGCGCGGGGCAGGTGCTGGGCGCGGCGCCGAAAGGCCCCTGGGCGATCCTGATCGGGCCCGAGGGCGGGTTTTCCGAGACCGAACGCGCCCGGCTTCGGGCGCTGCCCTTCGCCCATCCGGTCAGTCTGGGGCCGCGGGTGCTGCGCGCCGATACCGCGGCAGTGGCCGCGCTGACGGTCTGGCAGCAGGCGCTGGGGGACTGGGGGTGA
- the ubiA gene encoding 4-hydroxybenzoate octaprenyltransferase, whose product MSDTTETPEARRQTDGQVADAVTGNWVDRLAPAWTRPYLRLSRADRPVGTWLLYLPCLWGVTLAAASTGFRWFDLWIVLGCGIGAFLMRGAGCTWNDISDRNIDGEVARTRSRPIPSGQVTLAQAVFWMVVQALAAFLILITFNMNAILMGVGSLALVAIYPFAKRFTWWPQIFLGLAFNWGAMLAWVAHTGSLTLAPVLLYLAGIAWTVFYDTIYAHQDKEDDALIGVKSTARLFAEDTPLRLRQFLLGSAALMVLAALLALLRPVGGAAAFMGLAGALGFALHMAWQLSQLDTGDNDRCLSLFRSNRDAGLIPVLCFGLAILA is encoded by the coding sequence ATGTCCGACACCACCGAAACGCCAGAGGCCCGCCGCCAGACCGACGGCCAGGTCGCCGATGCCGTCACGGGCAACTGGGTCGACCGCCTCGCCCCCGCCTGGACCCGTCCCTATCTGAGACTGTCGCGCGCCGACCGTCCGGTCGGCACCTGGCTTCTGTACCTGCCCTGTCTCTGGGGCGTGACCCTGGCCGCGGCCTCGACCGGGTTCCGCTGGTTCGATCTCTGGATCGTCCTGGGCTGCGGCATCGGCGCCTTCCTGATGCGCGGCGCGGGCTGCACCTGGAACGACATCAGCGACCGCAATATCGACGGCGAGGTGGCGCGCACCCGCTCGCGGCCGATCCCCTCGGGGCAGGTCACGCTGGCGCAGGCGGTGTTCTGGATGGTGGTGCAGGCACTGGCCGCCTTCCTGATCCTGATCACCTTCAACATGAACGCGATCCTGATGGGCGTGGGCTCGCTGGCCTTGGTCGCGATCTATCCCTTCGCCAAGCGCTTTACCTGGTGGCCGCAGATCTTCCTGGGGCTGGCCTTCAACTGGGGCGCGATGCTGGCCTGGGTCGCCCATACCGGCAGCCTGACCCTCGCGCCGGTGTTGCTGTATCTCGCGGGCATCGCCTGGACCGTGTTCTACGACACCATCTATGCCCATCAGGACAAGGAGGACGACGCGCTGATCGGGGTAAAATCGACCGCGCGTCTCTTTGCCGAGGACACGCCGCTTCGGCTGCGGCAGTTCCTGCTGGGATCGGCGGCGCTGATGGTGCTGGCCGCGCTCCTGGCGCTGCTGCGCCCGGTCGGCGGCGCGGCCGCCTTCATGGGGCTTGCCGGCGCGCTGGGCTTTGCGCTGCACATGGCCTGGCAGCTTTCGCAACTCGATACCGGCGACAATGACCGCTGCCTGTCGCTGTTCCGCAGCAACCGCGATGCCGGGCTGATCCCGGTGCTTTGCTTCGGCCTTGCGATCCTGGCCTGA
- a CDS encoding short-chain fatty acid transporter, whose amino-acid sequence MLSVLARPLVRVFERYLPDPYVFVIILTIVVMAAAVLFEGRSPVAVIEMWGDGFWTLLSFSMQMLLVLVTGYMMASTPAVRGILNRIADTARAPARAILLVTLVSLLASWINWGFGLVVGALLAKAVARRVAVDYRLLVASAYSGFLVWHGGLAGSIPLAIATPGHTFEDQIGLIGTSETIFAGFNLIIVAALFIAVPLVNWLMLPKAGHEMIVDPAKLEEPEFGGGPTHRPSDRIENSPILSWIIGGAGLAWLVIDLLDGGGLTLNYINFLFLFVAIILHGTPRRLLDALAEGVKSGAGIVIQFPFYSGIMAIMAGSGLAVSISDGLTSFASAESLPFWSFISAGVVNFFVPSGGGQWVVQAPVMLPAAEALGVDQARVAMAVAWGDAWTNMVQPFWALPILAIAGLNAKDIMGFCVVQLVVSGVIIALGLSFL is encoded by the coding sequence ATGCTTTCGGTTTTGGCAAGGCCGCTGGTGCGCGTGTTCGAGCGCTACCTGCCGGACCCCTATGTTTTCGTGATCATTCTGACCATCGTCGTGATGGCGGCGGCGGTGCTGTTCGAGGGCCGCTCGCCGGTCGCGGTGATCGAGATGTGGGGCGACGGCTTCTGGACGCTGCTGTCCTTCTCGATGCAGATGCTGCTGGTGCTGGTGACGGGCTACATGATGGCCTCGACGCCTGCGGTAAGGGGCATTCTGAACCGGATCGCGGATACCGCCCGCGCACCGGCCCGCGCGATCCTGCTGGTGACGCTGGTCTCGCTGCTGGCCAGCTGGATCAACTGGGGCTTCGGTCTGGTGGTGGGCGCGCTGCTGGCCAAGGCCGTCGCCCGCCGGGTCGCGGTCGATTACCGGCTGCTGGTCGCCTCGGCCTATTCGGGCTTTCTGGTCTGGCATGGCGGGCTTGCGGGCTCGATCCCGCTGGCGATCGCGACGCCCGGCCATACCTTCGAGGACCAGATCGGGCTTATCGGCACTTCCGAGACCATCTTCGCGGGCTTCAACCTGATCATCGTCGCGGCGCTGTTCATTGCCGTTCCGCTGGTCAACTGGCTGATGCTGCCGAAAGCCGGACATGAGATGATCGTCGATCCGGCCAAGCTCGAAGAGCCCGAATTCGGCGGCGGACCGACCCACCGGCCCTCGGACCGGATCGAGAATTCGCCGATCCTGTCCTGGATCATCGGCGGCGCGGGGCTGGCCTGGCTGGTGATCGACCTGCTGGATGGCGGCGGGCTGACGCTGAACTATATCAACTTCCTGTTCCTCTTCGTCGCGATCATCCTGCATGGCACGCCCCGCCGGCTGCTGGATGCGCTGGCCGAAGGGGTCAAGAGCGGCGCGGGCATCGTCATCCAGTTCCCGTTCTATTCCGGCATCATGGCGATCATGGCCGGGTCGGGGCTGGCGGTCTCTATCTCGGACGGGCTGACCTCGTTTGCCAGCGCCGAGAGCCTGCCCTTCTGGAGCTTCATCAGCGCGGGCGTCGTCAACTTCTTCGTGCCCTCGGGCGGCGGACAATGGGTGGTGCAGGCGCCGGTGATGCTGCCCGCGGCCGAGGCGCTGGGCGTCGATCAGGCGCGGGTCGCGATGGCGGTGGCTTGGGGCGATGCCTGGACCAACATGGTGCAGCCTTTCTGGGCGCTGCCGATCCTGGCCATCGCCGGGCTGAACGCCAAGGACATCATGGGATTCTGCGTCGTTCAGCTGGTCGTGAGCGGGGTCATCATCGCGTTGGGGCTGAGCTTCCTGTAG